AAGCAATAGCGGTAACCAACATAATGGTTGCCAGATTCATATACAGCATCTACTGGTACTACCTAGCGCCAGCCTTACCGTTAATTAGGCAGGAGTTCGCCGTACCAAATTATGAACTCGGCCTAGTCCCCCTCTTCTTCATAATAGGGGCTGGTTCATTCCAAATACCAGCAAGCATTGTAGCTAGGTACATTGGTAATGTTAAAACTGCGGTAATTGGATTAACCCTATTATCAATAGCTGGAGTAGCTACGGCCTTCAGCGTGGGCTTCAATGAGATACTAATCCTAAGACTATTGGCTGGTATTGGTGCTGCACTATTCTTCTCCACAGCAGCCACAGTTGTGACTAACCTATACCCGGGTAGGGAGGGTTTAATGCTAGGTATATATAATGCAGTGTTTAGCGCTGGGGCTGGGGTTGGGCTGGTTTATGGGGTTGTTTACACTATGGTTAACTGGAGGATTGCAGTACTTGCAATTAGCCTGGTAGGCTTACTGGAGTCTGTAATGCTTCTTAAGACTTGTTCACCACTTAATAGGCCTATTGATGCTGGTTTATCAATAAGCAAGGGTGCGGTACTGGTGGGTTTAGCGACTGCCGGATACTGGGGTGCCAATTACGCTACAGGTAACTTACTACCCACCTATGCGGTTAATCATGGGGTAGGCTTAGCTAATGCATCATTAATAACGTCACTCCTCCTCTTCTCAAGCCTAATAGGTGGTTTATCGGGTAAGCTGGCTGATTTAACAAGTAGGAGGGAGCTCCTTGTCATTATACCAGCAGTGTTGGGCTCCTCATCCTTCCTACTCATAATAACACTTAATCCCTACGCCATGATTGCTTCAACACTAATAGTGGGTTACACCAGTGAGCTTATGATTACCGCCTCCTACGCCCTAGTTGTTAATGACTTGAACCCAACCATGGGGCTTGCGACGGTTAATACCTTAAACATGATTGTCGGCATGTGGCTAAGCCCATTGTTCACCGCCGTTATGAGTGATTCATCATTACCGTGGATCATGATGATTATAGCCTCAGTAGTGCCATTACCCCTTCTACTTATGAGACGTAGATTTAGGCGTTAGGGCTAGTAGGGTAATGTTAACCCCGCTTGTTACCACCCGTTACTTATTAAACTTAATAACACTAGCCTAAGTAGGTAATATGCCGCTTGGGCGTAGGGGGGTTAATTATGAGAGGGAGTTAGCTAACTGGCTATGGAGCCTTGGGTTCGCTGTAATTAGGGCGCCTGCAAGTGGGGGTGGGGTTAGGCGTAGGTTCGCCCCAGACTTGGTAGCAATGTTTAGGGGTAAGGTGATTATACTTGAGGTTAAGTATAGGGCTAAGCCAACTCCAATAAGCATACAGTGTGATAAGGTTAATAGGCTGCTTGAATTCGCAAGTAGGGCTGGTGGGGAGGCTTACGTGGTTATTAAGTACGCTAGGGAACCTTGGAGGATAATACCTGTTAAGCCATGCAACGGGGACTCAGCCTTAACATACACGACCAGTGAGGTTAAGGAGGCAGGTAGGCTTGAGGATGCGGTTAGAAGCATGATTAACGTTAATATAATGAATATATTGAACAATGGTGATTAAGATTATTATGTAAAAACTCGGTTTAAAAACCCACAGCAACCTTAAGCTTAATCACCAACGCCTCCTCCAGCCACCACTACTGAGCCTACCTTCTCACTCAAGTACTTTAACCTATTCCTCTCATACTCCTCAACTGGAATTGACTTAAGCGTTGATAATATTTGGGGTAAGGTCGTGTACTCCATTTCTTCAGGCGGTAACCTATGTGGCATTATAGGCCCCATCCTCCTAATGTAGTCTGTTACGAAGGCCGCAATCTGCCTACTTAAGTCAAAGGCCGGATCATCAAACATGTCCACTGGGCCCTCTAAGTAGCCATCATGCAGTTGGAAGCCTAATGCACCAACCTTGGGTGGTCCATCAAATCTAGTCATCTTAGGACCCATGGCTATCTTATTAGCCTGATCAATACTTACGAACCTACCCGGCATTAATGGACCAGTGTGGCTACCCCTCATCCAGCCCTCCACTAGGTGGGGTAGGGCGAATGCCTCAAGTACCTCACCTACTGCTGGTAAACCATGCTGGGCCCTAACTATGGCTACCGGGTCATCCTTACCCACGTACCTGCCAGCTATTAGGTTAAGCCTCTCTACGCTGACTACAGCGGCCTGGGTTAGGTCACTCCTTCTGTAGACTCTCCTAATAATGTACCTTCCAGGTGTACCTATTAGGCCTAGTATAGTGTATATGTGCTCAGGGGCGTCAAGCAGGTAAACCTTACCTTCATAAACATCTATTACCTCAAACCTAAATCCACCATGCATCTGCGGGTCAATAACTAGGCCCGCGGTATTAAATGGATCAGCGAATATCTTATACATGGGTAAGTTGTACGCGCCTGGTTCAGTCTTATCGGCAGCGAATACTATTAATGGCTCACTGGGTCTTTCCTCAAACTCCATCTCAGCCACCTGAGGCCCAAGCCCCCTTACGTTACCGCTGAAGCTCTCCTTAAGTAAGTCTTGTCCAGCCCCATATAGTTTAAACTTCTTAGCGTAATTCTCGGTTGCATCCTTGAATATGCTCCACGCTAATCCATGTATCTCAGGGTTATCAATGCCCTTATCATGGGTCATTAATAGGCTCATATCATCTCCAACATTAAACACGTAGTAGTCGATTAGTAACCCACTCTTAACAGCATCCTTGAGTCTACTGCTAGCGTACTCAAGTATCTTTGGGTGAACCCAAGCATGACCAGGTATTCCCCCAATATCAGCCTTTATTACTGATACTGTAGTTTTAGGTGACATAATAATATATTACAATACATCCTTATAAATTTTACGCTATAATATATTATATATAATATTGCTATATTAATTGAAACTACTTAAAAATAGGCAACCACGACTAACTCAAACAATCATCATGATTAATATATTTTGGAAAATATTAGTACATAAATGAAATAGACTGTCAATTTCTTGACATTTAGATGATTATTACTGTAGTTATGTTAGTGACAATTACCTCTAAGTGCTTATATATAAGGTAACATAGATATTGTTAAATTAAAGGCTGACTCATGTAATACTAGCAATTTCAATTCTTTTTAATCATAGGAACCTCACGGTTTCTTCA
This genomic interval from Caldivirga sp. contains the following:
- a CDS encoding MFS transporter, whose protein sequence is MVSKAIAVTNIMVARFIYSIYWYYLAPALPLIRQEFAVPNYELGLVPLFFIIGAGSFQIPASIVARYIGNVKTAVIGLTLLSIAGVATAFSVGFNEILILRLLAGIGAALFFSTAATVVTNLYPGREGLMLGIYNAVFSAGAGVGLVYGVVYTMVNWRIAVLAISLVGLLESVMLLKTCSPLNRPIDAGLSISKGAVLVGLATAGYWGANYATGNLLPTYAVNHGVGLANASLITSLLLFSSLIGGLSGKLADLTSRRELLVIIPAVLGSSSFLLIITLNPYAMIASTLIVGYTSELMITASYALVVNDLNPTMGLATVNTLNMIVGMWLSPLFTAVMSDSSLPWIMMIIASVVPLPLLLMRRRFRR
- the hjc gene encoding Holliday junction resolvase Hjc gives rise to the protein MPLGRRGVNYERELANWLWSLGFAVIRAPASGGGVRRRFAPDLVAMFRGKVIILEVKYRAKPTPISIQCDKVNRLLEFASRAGGEAYVVIKYAREPWRIIPVKPCNGDSALTYTTSEVKEAGRLEDAVRSMINVNIMNILNNGD
- the fbp gene encoding fructose-1,6-bisphosphate aldolase/phosphatase, with protein sequence MSPKTTVSVIKADIGGIPGHAWVHPKILEYASSRLKDAVKSGLLIDYYVFNVGDDMSLLMTHDKGIDNPEIHGLAWSIFKDATENYAKKFKLYGAGQDLLKESFSGNVRGLGPQVAEMEFEERPSEPLIVFAADKTEPGAYNLPMYKIFADPFNTAGLVIDPQMHGGFRFEVIDVYEGKVYLLDAPEHIYTILGLIGTPGRYIIRRVYRRSDLTQAAVVSVERLNLIAGRYVGKDDPVAIVRAQHGLPAVGEVLEAFALPHLVEGWMRGSHTGPLMPGRFVSIDQANKIAMGPKMTRFDGPPKVGALGFQLHDGYLEGPVDMFDDPAFDLSRQIAAFVTDYIRRMGPIMPHRLPPEEMEYTTLPQILSTLKSIPVEEYERNRLKYLSEKVGSVVVAGGGVGD